CTCACGCCGGCGGCGAGCGAGTCGTCATCGGTGGTGGTCATGCCGGCGTCCCCGCAGGCCCCGAGGTTCTTGGTCGGGTAGAAGCTGAAGGCGGCCGCATCGCCCAGCGAGCCCGCCGGCTTGCCGTCAAGCGCGGCGCCGATCGCTTGGGCCGCGTCCTCGAGCACGGCGATGCCTCGCCCTCTGGCGATCCCCCCGATCGCGTCGTAGTCGGCGCACTGCCCGAAGAGGTCGACCGGGATGACAGCCCGCGTGCGATCCGTGATGGCGCGCTCGAACGAGCCGGGGTCGAGGTTCATCCCCTCGGGCTCGATATCGCAGAAGACGGGACGCCCGCCGGCGTTCACGACGGCGCCGGCCGTCGCGAAGAAGGTGAAGGTGGGCACGATCACATCGGAGCCCGCCCCGACTCCCAGCGCCTTCAGCGAGAGCAGCAGCGCGTCGGTGCCGGAGGCGAGGGCGACGGCGTGGCGGGCCCCGACCCTGGCGGAGATCTCTTCCTCGAGCGCCCGGACTTCTCCCCCCCCGATCCACTGGCCGGAGGAGAGGACGCGCTCGGCGGCCTCCAGAAGGTTCTCCCGCAAGGACTGGAACTGCGCGCGCGTATCGAGCATCGGCACCCGCATAGGCATCTCCTTCCCCTCCGGAGATCCTAGACCATTTGGGTGCGGCGGCTCTACTCGTCCGGGCCGGTTTCCTTCAGGACTTCCTCGGGACTCGTGACGCCGCGCTTCAGCTTCTCGAGGGCGTCCATCCGAAGGGTCAACATCCCCTCCTTCACCGCCTGCGCCTTGATCTCCCGCGTCGAGGCCCGGCCGAGGATCATCTCACGGACGGCGGGCGACAGCGGCATCACCTCGTAGACTCCCTGGCGACCCCGGTAGCCGGTGC
The sequence above is a segment of the Candidatus Eisenbacteria bacterium genome. Coding sequences within it:
- a CDS encoding DegT/DnrJ/EryC1/StrS family aminotransferase, encoding MRVPMLDTRAQFQSLRENLLEAAERVLSSGQWIGGGEVRALEEEISARVGARHAVALASGTDALLLSLKALGVGAGSDVIVPTFTFFATAGAVVNAGGRPVFCDIEPEGMNLDPGSFERAITDRTRAVIPVDLFGQCADYDAIGGIARGRGIAVLEDAAQAIGAALDGKPAGSLGDAAAFSFYPTKNLGACGDAGMTTTDDDSLAAGVRRLAAHGSDGGYIHKTVGTNSRCDPLQAAFLRAKLARLDDWIAARVANAARYSRAFSGHPALRVPPVLPGRVHAFHQYVIRVERGARDDLSKHLAEQGVATAVYYPLPLHLQECFASYGGRPGDLPVAEQAARTCLALPIHPDLAEEQQEHVIAQLLAWADRQV